One Paenibacillus crassostreae DNA segment encodes these proteins:
- a CDS encoding cytochrome (ubi)quinol oxidase subunit III: protein MATAHVEEVKGQLPHYPEKATLEGRNKILAFWLFLGGEAVLFGTLFATFLTLRNQTNGGPTGDELFGLPLTAAATFILLVSSLTSVFAIQALHRHKLESLKLWLIVTVVLGLGFLCLEIYEFYEYMHLENFSMTTSAFSSAFYTLVGFHGAHVLFGIAWIGVLIGQLYTKGLTVVTAPKVYVSAMYWHFIDVVWVFIFTVVYLLGKVG, encoded by the coding sequence ATGGCTACAGCACACGTGGAAGAGGTAAAGGGCCAATTACCTCATTATCCTGAGAAAGCAACACTTGAAGGTCGCAACAAAATTCTTGCCTTTTGGCTTTTTTTAGGTGGCGAGGCCGTACTCTTTGGTACGCTCTTCGCTACATTCCTTACACTTCGTAATCAAACAAATGGTGGTCCCACAGGTGATGAACTTTTTGGTTTGCCACTAACGGCTGCAGCAACATTTATCTTGTTAGTAAGTAGTTTGACTAGTGTCTTTGCGATTCAGGCATTACATCGTCACAAGTTAGAATCACTGAAACTTTGGTTAATCGTTACTGTCGTTCTAGGACTTGGCTTTCTCTGTCTAGAAATTTACGAATTCTATGAATACATGCATTTAGAGAATTTCAGTATGACAACAAGTGCATTTAGCTCAGCGTTCTATACGTTGGTTGGGTTTCACGGTGCTCACGTTCTGTTCGGTATTGCATGGATCGGTGTTCTCATTGGGCAGCTATACACCAAAGGATTAACCGTTGTAACGGCACCGAAGGTTTATGTGTCCGCTATGTACTGGCACTTTATCGACGTAGTATGGGTATTTATCTTTACGGTCGTTTATTTGCTTGGAAAGGTGGGTTAA
- a CDS encoding transposase encodes MAKKGQVFQQYTNEFKEVAVKEYLKGLASFKVVAENLGIRNCTQLKVWVRKWRDGEEFDVRKSLSNPLKGRTRTSFASVEEERDHLKVQVDYLKKRYPNLVKEASSVSKTTIK; translated from the coding sequence ATGGCTAAAAAAGGACAAGTATTTCAACAGTATACGAATGAATTTAAAGAAGTAGCGGTCAAAGAATACCTTAAGGGATTAGCAAGCTTCAAAGTGGTGGCAGAAAACTTGGGAATTAGGAACTGCACACAATTAAAAGTATGGGTGAGAAAGTGGCGAGATGGAGAGGAATTCGATGTACGTAAAAGCTTATCTAATCCGTTAAAAGGACGAACACGTACGTCTTTTGCCTCTGTAGAGGAAGAGCGAGATCACCTGAAAGTACAGGTGGACTACTTAAAAAAGCGGTATCCAAATCTGGTAAAGGAGGCTTCCTCAGTCAGCAAGACAACTATCAAGTAA
- a CDS encoding ABC-2 transporter permease, which produces MKIVIRDAWVIFKRDLKIEKYMWIVSIIFMSYFGVMISMIVESQLEPKNELYPISDIVLLVLIPMLGFYFSKKSFKYLTEDSYTQMMIYLRTLPISSKVIMGYRYMQLTTALIINSLIFFSIMYGISHPLRVEMPLEAFISFALTWIGYAIAVMGIYIHFEFLCSGRKYFWLSMILMGISFIVAIAIRMLGGNLLLYTVNMSQEWGMLSPVMWGTLVGGLIVLAIMGKFTIRKLQNRDLL; this is translated from the coding sequence GTGAAAATCGTAATAAGAGACGCTTGGGTGATTTTCAAAAGGGATTTAAAAATCGAGAAATATATGTGGATCGTTTCTATAATATTTATGAGTTATTTTGGAGTCATGATTAGCATGATTGTAGAAAGTCAGCTCGAACCTAAGAATGAATTATATCCGATATCGGATATCGTACTGTTAGTCCTTATCCCGATGTTAGGTTTTTACTTTTCAAAAAAATCTTTTAAATATTTGACAGAGGACTCTTATACACAAATGATGATCTATCTACGAACTTTGCCGATTTCGTCTAAAGTCATCATGGGGTACAGATACATGCAGCTGACAACCGCTTTGATTATAAATAGCTTGATCTTTTTTAGTATCATGTATGGCATTAGCCATCCGTTGAGAGTGGAAATGCCTCTAGAAGCATTCATAAGCTTCGCACTTACATGGATTGGATATGCAATAGCTGTTATGGGAATATATATTCATTTCGAATTTTTATGTAGTGGTAGAAAATATTTCTGGTTATCGATGATACTAATGGGGATCTCTTTTATTGTAGCGATTGCGATTCGGATGCTAGGTGGCAATTTGCTATTATATACAGTGAACATGAGTCAAGAGTGGGGAATGCTATCACCAGTCATGTGGGGTACGCTTGTTGGTGGATTGATAGTCTTAGCTATTATGGGGAAATTTACAATTCGTAAGTTACAGAATAGAGACCTTTTATAA
- a CDS encoding ATP-binding cassette domain-containing protein — protein sequence MEQMVVNMVNVKKKRRNKMIGPLNLSIPEGYVVVIVGENGSGKSTMMNMLMQTVIPEEGDITWFGQSYPEGIPIEIKQQIGYVSEKSNMEEDHLTAEAAAKFRSYWYPNWDDNLCRRLMASFNIPRGTKLSKMSKGERRKFEITMALATRPRLLLLDEPSSGLDPFAWKRMMDELQDYMKQGDSTILLSTHIADEIRKLADYIILVHHGRILGMVEKDSLMDNWKEVWVRSGSSIVDKLPGIMKVQQDSAGVLRMITTECKQLENLFHASGIQLVKTRGLELDEILNLWIQRDEAAVAQSERGE from the coding sequence ATGGAGCAGATGGTCGTTAATATGGTAAACGTGAAGAAGAAACGACGAAATAAAATGATAGGCCCTCTCAATCTCTCTATTCCTGAAGGATATGTCGTTGTGATTGTAGGAGAGAATGGGTCGGGTAAAAGTACAATGATGAATATGTTGATGCAAACTGTGATCCCAGAAGAAGGAGACATAACATGGTTTGGGCAGTCTTATCCTGAGGGTATTCCAATCGAGATTAAGCAACAAATAGGCTATGTGTCGGAGAAAAGTAATATGGAAGAAGATCATCTGACAGCTGAGGCAGCAGCCAAATTCCGCTCATACTGGTATCCAAATTGGGATGATAATCTGTGTAGAAGATTAATGGCCAGTTTTAATATACCTAGAGGTACGAAATTAAGCAAAATGTCTAAGGGTGAACGAAGAAAATTCGAAATCACGATGGCTTTGGCAACACGCCCGAGGTTACTGTTATTAGATGAACCTTCCTCTGGGCTTGATCCTTTTGCCTGGAAGAGAATGATGGATGAACTCCAAGATTATATGAAACAGGGTGATTCTACGATTCTACTATCCACTCATATTGCTGATGAGATTAGGAAACTGGCTGATTACATTATCCTTGTTCACCATGGTCGAATACTTGGCATGGTTGAGAAAGATAGTCTTATGGATAATTGGAAAGAAGTCTGGGTTAGAAGCGGTAGTTCAATTGTAGATAAATTACCAGGAATTATGAAAGTGCAGCAGGATTCTGCGGGTGTGTTACGAATGATAACTACAGAGTGTAAGCAATTAGAGAATCTCTTTCATGCTTCAGGAATACAACTAGTGAAGACACGCGGATTGGAGCTTGATGAAATTTTAAATCTATGGATTCAAAGAGATGAGGCTGCCGTTGCGCAGTCAGAGAGGGGAGAGTAA
- the ctaD gene encoding cytochrome c oxidase subunit I: MDWLTTVDHKKIAILYLLGGGLFFGIGGIEALLIRLQLIKPMNDMLDAQTFNELITMHGTTMIFLGVMPIVFALMNALIPLQIGARDVAFPFLNALGFWTFLFGGILLNLSWVMGGAPDAGWTAYTPLSSSMYSETHGVDFYTVGLQIAGLGTLIGGLNFLATIITMRAPGMSFMRMPMFTWTSFVTSAMILFAFPAITVGLVLLTFDRILGANFFDVAGGGNPVLWQHIFWIFGHPEVYILILPAFGVISEVIPTFSRKRLFGYSSMVFATILIAFLGFMVWAHHMFTTGLGPVANALFSISTMLIAVPTGIKIFNWLFTMWGGQVSFTTPNLFAVGFIPTFTMGGVTGVMLASAPADFQFHDTYFVVAHFHYVIVGGMVFGLFAGLHYWWPKMFGRMLSEPLGKWTFWTFAIGFHMTFFVQHFLGLIGMQRRIVTYLPNQGFDTMNLISTVGAFLMGVGVIIFLVNIIRTSMKPIGVANDPWGDGRTLEWTIPSPPPEYNFKQIPLVRGIDAYWKEKMAGNTEMAPSEPVGPIHMPSPTILPFIMSLGIFIAGLGLMFSGEEFSNSFMSLIFNNWIVCGLGLLITFGCMLLRSLYDDHGWHIEPEELEEEGV, encoded by the coding sequence ATGGATTGGTTAACGACTGTTGATCATAAAAAGATCGCGATTCTATATTTATTAGGTGGGGGACTGTTCTTTGGTATCGGTGGTATTGAAGCACTTCTCATTCGTCTTCAATTAATTAAACCAATGAATGATATGTTAGACGCACAAACATTTAATGAATTAATTACAATGCATGGAACAACGATGATTTTCCTTGGGGTTATGCCCATTGTATTTGCTCTCATGAACGCTCTTATTCCTCTTCAGATTGGTGCTCGTGATGTTGCGTTTCCATTTCTTAATGCGCTAGGATTCTGGACCTTCTTGTTCGGCGGTATCCTATTGAATCTAAGTTGGGTTATGGGTGGTGCACCAGATGCAGGTTGGACTGCTTATACACCACTCTCTAGTTCAATGTATAGTGAAACACATGGCGTAGATTTCTATACGGTCGGATTACAGATTGCAGGATTAGGGACATTAATTGGTGGTCTTAATTTCTTAGCCACGATTATTACAATGAGAGCTCCGGGAATGTCGTTCATGCGTATGCCGATGTTTACTTGGACTTCATTTGTTACTTCCGCAATGATATTGTTTGCTTTTCCAGCTATTACAGTTGGGCTAGTATTGTTAACATTTGATCGGATATTAGGTGCAAATTTCTTCGATGTAGCTGGTGGAGGAAATCCGGTTCTTTGGCAACATATATTCTGGATCTTTGGGCACCCAGAAGTATATATTTTGATCTTGCCTGCTTTTGGGGTGATATCAGAAGTTATTCCTACATTCTCACGCAAGCGCCTTTTCGGTTACAGTTCAATGGTGTTTGCTACGATCTTGATCGCCTTTTTGGGATTCATGGTATGGGCGCATCACATGTTTACGACAGGGCTTGGACCTGTGGCTAATGCCTTATTCTCGATATCTACCATGTTAATTGCCGTTCCAACAGGAATTAAGATCTTCAACTGGCTGTTTACGATGTGGGGTGGTCAAGTATCCTTTACGACACCGAACCTATTCGCAGTTGGTTTTATCCCAACATTTACGATGGGTGGAGTTACGGGCGTGATGCTGGCTTCTGCTCCTGCAGACTTTCAGTTCCATGATACCTACTTTGTTGTAGCCCATTTCCATTATGTTATCGTTGGGGGTATGGTATTCGGATTGTTCGCAGGACTCCATTATTGGTGGCCAAAAATGTTCGGGCGAATGCTCAGTGAACCTCTGGGTAAATGGACATTCTGGACATTTGCAATTGGATTCCATATGACATTCTTTGTACAGCATTTCCTTGGACTTATTGGGATGCAACGTCGTATAGTTACGTATTTACCGAATCAGGGATTTGATACGATGAATTTAATAAGTACCGTGGGTGCATTCTTGATGGGTGTGGGTGTAATTATATTCTTAGTCAATATTATTCGTACATCAATGAAGCCTATTGGGGTCGCTAATGATCCTTGGGGTGATGGTCGGACATTGGAATGGACGATACCATCTCCACCACCGGAATACAATTTCAAACAAATACCACTCGTACGAGGTATTGATGCTTATTGGAAGGAAAAAATGGCTGGCAACACAGAAATGGCACCTTCAGAACCAGTGGGACCTATTCATATGCCGTCACCAACCATTCTCCCTTTTATTATGTCTCTTGGTATATTCATCGCAGGCCTTGGTTTAATGTTCAGTGGAGAGGAATTTTCAAATTCGTTCATGAGCCTCATATTTAATAACTGGATCGTGTGTGGATTGGGACTTCTCATCACGTTTGGATGTATGCTGCTACGTTCTCTTTATGATGATCATGGCTGGCATATTGAACCAGAGGAACTGGAAGAGGAGGGAGTGTAA
- a CDS encoding DUF420 domain-containing protein, whose protein sequence is MDLFFIFPTISTSFIVLSAVLVAIGWILIIKGHRDAHKKVMIGAAVSALVFFIIYTSRTIFIGNTEWGGPEDLQVYYQIFLISHIILATVAAVFGITTLTLGFKAKFAKHRKWGKVTAIMWFFTAITGVMVYLLLYILYPGGHTIPMWKVILGI, encoded by the coding sequence ATGGATTTGTTTTTTATATTCCCAACGATTAGTACTTCATTCATCGTACTTAGTGCGGTGTTGGTAGCTATTGGTTGGATTCTTATTATCAAAGGTCATAGGGATGCACATAAGAAGGTTATGATTGGTGCTGCCGTTTCTGCATTGGTGTTCTTTATAATTTATACTTCGCGCACCATCTTTATAGGTAATACAGAGTGGGGCGGTCCAGAGGACCTCCAAGTCTATTATCAAATTTTTCTAATCTCACATATTATTCTAGCAACTGTAGCTGCTGTGTTCGGAATTACGACACTTACACTAGGATTTAAAGCTAAGTTTGCGAAACATCGTAAATGGGGTAAGGTCACCGCGATCATGTGGTTTTTCACAGCGATCACAGGTGTTATGGTGTATTTACTTCTCTATATCTTATATCCAGGTGGTCATACGATACCAATGTGGAAAGTTATACTAGGTATATAA
- the ctaG gene encoding cytochrome c oxidase assembly factor CtaG: MLGLEYFSIADLWSPLFMCCMLLVVAGYLLVVGPFSEKFAEAEPVSWMKKFMFIAGVFILYLAQGGPISLLGHMMFSFHMLSMALSYLVAPPLIMLGIPPWLWRKMLKINPLRKLKFLAMPIVAALVFNGLFSFYHIPVIHDYVMLHFNVHRLYYLVLFVSAMLMWWTLLNPLPESSKGSSLGKMGYIFLNMILLTPACGLIIFASSPMYSIYSDPNTWAKSMGYCISGDTSLLLANFGGPTFFSLMSPLVDQQVGGILMKFIQEIIFASILAYVFNRWYKSENRENDELTNGESY; the protein is encoded by the coding sequence ATGCTGGGATTAGAATATTTTAGTATTGCAGATTTGTGGAGTCCGTTATTTATGTGTTGTATGCTACTTGTAGTCGCAGGTTATTTACTAGTAGTAGGTCCTTTCAGTGAAAAGTTCGCTGAAGCTGAACCCGTCTCGTGGATGAAGAAATTTATGTTTATTGCAGGAGTGTTTATACTCTATTTGGCACAAGGTGGACCGATAAGTCTATTGGGGCATATGATGTTCTCTTTCCATATGTTATCGATGGCACTCTCATATCTTGTGGCACCTCCGTTAATTATGTTAGGAATTCCACCTTGGTTATGGCGTAAGATGTTGAAGATTAATCCATTGCGGAAATTAAAGTTTCTGGCCATGCCTATCGTGGCAGCGCTTGTATTTAATGGATTATTCTCTTTCTATCATATTCCCGTTATTCATGACTATGTAATGTTGCATTTCAATGTGCACCGCTTGTATTATTTAGTATTGTTCGTGAGTGCCATGTTAATGTGGTGGACGCTTCTAAATCCACTCCCTGAGAGCAGTAAGGGATCAAGTCTTGGTAAAATGGGCTATATCTTTTTGAATATGATATTATTAACACCAGCATGTGGCTTGATCATTTTCGCATCATCGCCAATGTACAGTATTTACAGTGATCCGAATACATGGGCTAAGTCTATGGGATATTGTATCTCGGGGGATACCTCACTACTGTTAGCTAATTTTGGTGGACCCACATTTTTCAGCCTAATGAGTCCGTTGGTTGATCAACAGGTAGGTGGTATCCTCATGAAGTTTATTCAAGAAATCATTTTCGCTTCTATATTAGCGTATGTTTTTAATCGTTGGTATAAGAGTGAGAATCGTGAGAATGATGAATTAACCAATGGAGAGTCATACTAG
- a CDS encoding GntR family transcriptional regulator translates to MWIPIQIDENSAEPMYHQIETQLRSLIINGQIEENTLLPSIREFASGLNCSVITVRRVYQDLESEGLLRTKQGTGTFVAKVGDSKRDTFKRESVVDALGKAVDVAISVQCSEEDIMRIFLDIVTHKYHSEDGKE, encoded by the coding sequence GTGTGGATACCCATCCAAATTGACGAGAATAGTGCCGAGCCGATGTATCACCAAATAGAGACTCAACTACGATCGCTTATTATAAATGGTCAGATTGAGGAGAATACGCTTTTACCATCGATCAGAGAATTTGCTAGCGGATTGAATTGTAGCGTAATTACAGTTCGAAGAGTGTATCAAGATTTAGAAAGTGAAGGTCTACTCCGTACGAAACAGGGAACAGGCACGTTTGTTGCAAAGGTAGGAGATTCTAAGCGAGATACATTTAAACGAGAATCTGTAGTAGATGCCCTAGGAAAGGCTGTTGATGTGGCGATTTCGGTTCAGTGTAGTGAAGAAGATATCATGAGGATATTTCTAGATATAGTAACGCATAAATATCATTCTGAAGATGGGAAGGAGTAA
- a CDS encoding diacylglycerol/lipid kinase family protein, which produces MYLFVINKKSGSGNGLRTWIKAQEILQSRQVPYRHIFTENSEQAVGLISDILQEPELWQAVAIIGGDGTIHSILPVLQKTGIPLAVVPAGSGNDTARNFGIPFDTEGALNVMLTGQSQAVDLILTSGVLTLTALAIGFDAQVAENVNQSWYKKWCNMLRAGRVAYIIGIIHTLLTFRPSRVRVTCDNETVTYEDTWMTAISNGASYGGGFKISPQAIPTDGQLDICVVHGCTRMQLLTLFPSVLTGKHVNYPFVTMLRGRTISIHSEHKRLALGDGENMSSRPYDSTVSPSVLQMMIPAI; this is translated from the coding sequence ATGTATCTGTTTGTCATTAACAAGAAATCCGGCAGCGGGAATGGGCTTCGCACATGGATCAAAGCACAAGAAATACTACAATCGCGCCAGGTACCCTATCGTCATATTTTCACCGAAAATTCAGAACAAGCTGTAGGTTTAATTTCAGATATACTTCAAGAACCTGAATTATGGCAAGCTGTAGCGATCATTGGTGGCGATGGTACCATTCACAGTATCCTGCCTGTTCTACAAAAGACAGGCATACCTTTAGCTGTTGTTCCCGCCGGATCAGGTAACGATACTGCACGTAATTTTGGAATCCCATTTGATACGGAAGGCGCATTAAATGTGATGCTCACAGGTCAGTCACAGGCTGTGGATCTGATCTTAACTTCCGGTGTCCTAACCTTAACAGCACTTGCGATTGGCTTCGATGCGCAAGTGGCAGAGAATGTGAACCAGAGTTGGTATAAGAAGTGGTGCAATATGCTTCGAGCAGGAAGAGTTGCTTATATCATCGGTATCATTCATACATTACTGACTTTTAGACCTTCGAGAGTCAGGGTCACATGCGATAATGAAACAGTAACCTATGAAGATACATGGATGACAGCTATTTCTAATGGCGCATCTTATGGAGGGGGGTTCAAGATATCACCTCAGGCCATTCCAACAGATGGTCAGTTGGACATCTGCGTCGTTCATGGCTGTACTCGGATGCAGCTTCTGACTCTTTTTCCAAGCGTATTAACTGGTAAACATGTGAACTACCCATTCGTTACCATGTTACGTGGTCGTACTATTTCTATTCATAGTGAGCATAAGAGACTTGCATTAGGTGATGGAGAGAATATGTCCAGCCGTCCATACGATTCCACCGTTTCACCAAGCGTCTTGCAAATGATGATCCCAGCAATTTGA
- a CDS encoding cytochrome C oxidase subunit IV family protein, with the protein MTVDEQPNKHQLVNSRPRHEGPQKHIVVFIFSIVLTLIAFAAVAAGGINAGFTITLLLVMAVLQVFVQMGYWMHLKDKGHMLPIIFMAGGFFVAGTAIVTALAWMWW; encoded by the coding sequence ATGACTGTCGATGAACAACCAAATAAGCATCAGCTAGTCAACTCAAGGCCTCGGCATGAAGGTCCACAGAAACATATCGTTGTATTTATATTCTCTATTGTACTGACACTAATCGCTTTTGCAGCTGTAGCAGCCGGCGGTATAAACGCAGGATTTACGATTACCCTATTGCTAGTCATGGCCGTTCTACAAGTATTTGTTCAGATGGGTTATTGGATGCACTTGAAAGATAAGGGTCATATGCTACCGATTATATTCATGGCAGGTGGATTCTTTGTTGCAGGGACGGCAATCGTTACTGCACTAGCCTGGATGTGGTGGTAA
- the coxB gene encoding cytochrome c oxidase subunit II yields MMKRWQVMKRLLPMLAIFTLLLAGCGREDLSVLKPQGPVAQGQFDLIKLSISIMLVVLVIVFALAAFVLIKFRRRPGQTEMPEQVEGNFKLEVIWTVIPLVLVLVLAVPTVKEVFAFGEDHSNDDNAIKVKVTSHQYWWEFEYPQYDITTAQDLIIPTNRDIAFELKTMDVIHSFWVPSLSGKLDTNPDGTINKFSFSAPNEGVYLGKCAELCGPSHGFMEFKVKSVSQESFDQWVTAMKEPMVPIEDVALAETFKNQCLTCHAVGDQGGSSGPNLTGIGSRETVASILLNSDVAGEYTNPVEDNLKEWLIDPQSVKPGNKMPAPKDLGLTDDEINGIAEYLANYKLDY; encoded by the coding sequence ATGATGAAAAGGTGGCAGGTTATGAAGCGATTACTTCCTATGCTAGCAATTTTTACTTTGCTCTTGGCAGGTTGTGGCCGGGAAGACTTGTCGGTACTAAAACCTCAGGGGCCAGTAGCGCAAGGGCAGTTCGATCTAATAAAGCTATCCATCTCGATTATGTTGGTTGTACTGGTTATTGTGTTTGCGCTTGCGGCATTTGTACTCATTAAATTTCGCAGAAGACCAGGACAGACAGAGATGCCTGAACAAGTGGAAGGTAATTTCAAACTCGAGGTTATTTGGACAGTTATTCCATTGGTATTAGTACTTGTTCTAGCAGTTCCTACTGTTAAAGAAGTATTTGCTTTTGGGGAAGATCATTCTAATGATGACAATGCTATAAAAGTAAAGGTAACATCACACCAATATTGGTGGGAATTCGAATACCCTCAGTATGACATCACAACAGCACAAGATTTAATTATTCCAACCAATAGGGATATAGCATTTGAATTGAAAACAATGGATGTTATTCACTCTTTCTGGGTTCCTTCCTTATCAGGTAAGCTGGATACCAATCCAGATGGAACGATTAATAAATTTAGCTTCAGTGCACCTAATGAAGGTGTGTATCTGGGTAAATGTGCTGAGTTATGTGGACCATCACATGGTTTCATGGAATTCAAAGTAAAATCTGTAAGTCAAGAATCCTTTGATCAATGGGTAACAGCTATGAAAGAACCAATGGTACCGATCGAAGATGTGGCTCTTGCTGAGACTTTCAAGAACCAATGTTTGACATGCCATGCAGTTGGAGATCAAGGAGGTTCATCTGGACCGAATTTAACGGGAATTGGATCGCGTGAAACCGTTGCAAGTATCCTATTGAATTCTGATGTTGCTGGAGAATATACCAATCCTGTCGAGGATAACTTGAAGGAATGGCTTATTGATCCACAATCGGTTAAACCAGGTAATAAAATGCCTGCACCAAAAGACTTGGGACTTACCGATGATGAGATCAATGGTATAGCAGAATATTTAGCTAACTACAAATTAGATTACTAA
- a CDS encoding ABC transporter ATP-binding protein, with translation MEALKLEKVVKQFGEKTAVNELSLQVEAGEIYGLLGANGAGKTTTMRMVLGLIYPDGGSIRYHGKPHSDELRQIMGYLPEERGLYPKIKVSEQLNYLAQLRGMSSKDADKSLRYWLERFEVPEYYDKRIEELSKGNQQKIGFIAAVVHKPQILILDEAFSGLDPVNVELLKSTVKELREQGTSILFSTHRMEHVEELCRHITIMHRSNPVVQGSLKEIKSRYPREQVALITTSEVSGLENISGVTKVTVQEQGGYLITISDISAAQQILQSAMQQSVVEKFELKEPTLNQIFIKEVGESNE, from the coding sequence ATGGAAGCATTAAAGTTGGAGAAAGTTGTAAAGCAATTTGGAGAGAAGACCGCAGTCAATGAACTGTCACTTCAAGTAGAGGCGGGGGAGATTTACGGACTCCTTGGAGCTAACGGGGCAGGGAAAACAACAACGATGCGTATGGTATTGGGACTTATATATCCCGATGGTGGAAGTATAAGATACCATGGTAAGCCTCATAGTGATGAGCTACGGCAGATCATGGGTTACTTACCTGAGGAACGAGGACTGTATCCGAAGATTAAAGTGAGTGAACAATTAAACTACTTGGCTCAGCTTCGAGGCATGTCCTCTAAAGATGCAGATAAGAGCCTACGCTATTGGTTAGAACGGTTCGAAGTTCCGGAATATTATGATAAACGAATTGAAGAGTTATCCAAAGGTAATCAGCAGAAGATTGGATTCATCGCAGCTGTCGTGCATAAACCTCAGATCCTTATTCTGGATGAAGCATTCAGTGGATTGGATCCCGTTAATGTGGAGCTGCTGAAATCAACGGTGAAGGAACTCCGTGAACAAGGAACAAGTATATTATTCTCAACCCACCGTATGGAGCATGTAGAGGAGTTATGTCGACATATTACCATTATGCATCGATCTAATCCCGTTGTTCAGGGGAGCTTGAAAGAAATCAAAAGCAGATATCCCCGCGAACAAGTAGCACTAATAACAACGAGTGAAGTCTCTGGGCTAGAGAATATTTCAGGAGTCACTAAAGTAACAGTGCAAGAGCAAGGAGGCTATCTGATCACAATCTCAGATATTTCCGCTGCTCAACAAATATTACAGTCTGCTATGCAGCAAAGTGTTGTAGAGAAATTTGAATTGAAGGAACCCACATTGAATCAAATCTTTATTAAAGAGGTTGGTGAATCTAATGAATAA